Proteins from one Anaerobranca californiensis DSM 14826 genomic window:
- the nikB gene encoding nickel ABC transporter permease codes for MVKYILKRLLMLIPVILGVTFIVFTIMYMTPGDPAQMMLGEKAPEAAVEALREEMGLNDPFLVQYFRFVGNAARGNFGRSYISKREVSIEIINRFPATLQLATFGVLIAVIIGIPVGIISATRQYSIFDSVSMFFALLGVSMPNFWQGLMLILIFAVSLRWLPSSGYGSFQHIILPALTLGTSAAAIITRMTRSSMLEVIRQDYIRTARAKGVAENKVILKHALKNALIPIITVVGLQFGYLLGGAVLTETVFSWPGIGRLLVEAIRQKDTPMVQACVVFIAVTFSIVNLAVDILYAFVDPRIKSQYK; via the coding sequence ATGGTTAAGTATATATTGAAGAGGCTGTTGATGTTGATACCAGTAATCCTTGGTGTAACATTTATTGTATTTACAATTATGTATATGACACCAGGGGACCCAGCCCAAATGATGTTAGGAGAGAAAGCTCCTGAGGCGGCTGTAGAAGCTTTAAGGGAAGAAATGGGATTAAATGACCCTTTTTTAGTACAGTATTTTAGGTTTGTCGGTAATGCTGCAAGGGGAAATTTTGGTAGATCATATATTTCTAAAAGGGAAGTATCAATAGAAATAATTAATAGATTTCCTGCAACATTACAATTAGCTACTTTTGGTGTATTAATCGCTGTTATCATCGGTATCCCTGTAGGTATAATTTCTGCAACAAGACAATATTCCATTTTTGATAGTGTAAGTATGTTTTTTGCTCTATTAGGTGTTTCTATGCCTAATTTCTGGCAAGGACTTATGTTAATACTAATTTTTGCAGTTAGTTTAAGATGGTTGCCATCAAGTGGTTATGGAAGTTTTCAGCACATTATTTTACCAGCCCTTACTTTAGGGACCAGTGCTGCAGCTATTATTACTAGGATGACCCGTTCTTCAATGTTAGAAGTTATACGCCAAGATTATATCAGAACCGCTAGGGCTAAAGGGGTTGCTGAAAATAAAGTCATTTTAAAACATGCCCTTAAAAATGCCCTTATTCCTATAATTACAGTAGTAGGCTTACAATTTGGTTATTTATTAGGTGGAGCGGTTTTAACAGAAACGGTATTTTCGTGGCCAGGTATCGGTAGATTGTTAGTAGAAGCTATTAGGCAAAAGGATACCCCAATGGTACAAGCCTGTGTTGTTTTTATTGCTGTAACCTTTAGTATCGTCAACTTAGCAGTTGATATCCTTTATGCCTTTGTAGACCCGAGAATTAAGTCTCAGTATAAGTAG
- a CDS encoding NAD(P)/FAD-dependent oxidoreductase produces the protein MDKVIVVGGGPAGLLAAATAASFKGNVTLLEKNKEVGKKLLLTGNGRCNVTNTCDMEEHIANVVHNKEFLYSAFYTFTNNDLINLLHKLGVKTKEEKGGRVFPLTDKAIDVVKALKKYAEDNGVEIQYSSPVNSVITQNGKVKGVLLENGAELLCDKVIIATGGKSYPKTGSTGDGYKIAEELGHKIIEPKPALTPLVIKEPWVKELQGLALKGVELTLWENKRQVFSETGDMLFTHYGISGPLVLSISGHIKDLKVGNYQIVLNLFPHLSEKELDVKLQELFTLNSRKIFINSLEALLPKRMAEIVVKGSKIPGDKGVNQISREERNNLVKFLQSLTLTPVNLRGFSEAMVTAGGIDVKEVNPSTMESKLVKGLYFAGEVLDVDAYTGGFNLQIAFSTGYLAGASNPH, from the coding sequence ATGGATAAAGTAATAGTAGTAGGAGGAGGACCAGCAGGACTTTTAGCGGCTGCCACCGCTGCCAGTTTTAAAGGAAATGTTACCCTTTTAGAAAAAAACAAAGAAGTAGGGAAAAAACTCCTTTTAACGGGAAATGGTCGGTGTAATGTTACTAATACCTGTGATATGGAAGAACATATTGCCAATGTAGTGCATAACAAAGAATTCCTTTATAGTGCATTTTATACCTTTACCAATAATGATTTAATAAATTTACTCCATAAATTAGGGGTTAAAACGAAGGAAGAAAAAGGTGGAAGGGTATTCCCCCTTACCGATAAAGCCATTGATGTGGTGAAAGCCTTAAAAAAATACGCAGAAGATAATGGAGTTGAAATTCAATATTCCTCACCAGTAAATTCTGTTATTACTCAAAATGGGAAAGTAAAGGGAGTATTATTAGAAAATGGTGCTGAGCTTTTATGTGATAAAGTTATCATTGCCACTGGAGGTAAATCATATCCAAAAACAGGATCCACTGGAGATGGGTATAAAATAGCTGAAGAATTAGGTCATAAAATAATTGAACCTAAACCGGCATTAACACCATTGGTAATAAAAGAGCCTTGGGTAAAGGAATTACAGGGTTTAGCTTTAAAAGGGGTAGAATTAACTTTATGGGAAAATAAAAGACAAGTATTTAGTGAAACAGGGGATATGTTATTTACCCATTACGGAATATCTGGACCTTTAGTATTGTCAATAAGTGGACATATTAAAGATCTTAAAGTTGGGAATTACCAAATAGTTCTAAATTTATTTCCCCATTTATCTGAAAAGGAGCTAGATGTAAAATTACAGGAACTTTTCACCCTAAATTCTAGGAAAATATTTATCAACTCTTTAGAAGCCTTACTTCCTAAAAGGATGGCTGAAATTGTAGTTAAAGGGAGTAAAATTCCAGGGGATAAAGGGGTAAATCAAATTTCTAGAGAAGAGAGAAATAACTTAGTTAAATTTTTGCAAAGTTTGACTTTAACACCAGTAAACTTGCGGGGATTTTCTGAAGCAATGGTTACTGCTGGAGGAATAGATGTAAAGGAAGTCAATCCTTCCACAATGGAATCTAAATTAGTAAAAGGTTTATACTTTGCCGGAGAAGTCTTAGATGTCGATGCTTATACCGGTGGTTTTAATTTGCAAATAGCTTTTTCAACAGGATATTTAGCAGGAGCTAGCAACCCCCATTAG
- a CDS encoding ATP-dependent RecD-like DNA helicase: MENLTGVVERITFQNEENGFSVIKIKVKNSPDLITVVGNLASVNIGSIIKLTGYWKVDSKFGKQFVVVDYQELVPATTYGIQKYLGSGLIKGIGPVYAKKIVEKFKENSIKIIEETPEKLLEVEGIGPKRVEMIKKGWQEQKEIKNVMLFLQSQGISATYAVKIYKTYGDESLEIVKENPYRLTDDIWGIGFKTADKIARQMGFEQDAYPRCSSGLIYVLNELANEGHCYATLEELLKKGKEILGVEERILEKYIQPMVEENKIILDEGAIYLPPLYHSELGVAKRIKEIISKKSPYGEINVEPIIQRIEKVHRISYDEVQRQGIKMAIKSKFMVLTGGPGTGKTTTTLGVIKGFQSLGAKVQLAAPTGRAAKRMTETTGLESKTIHRLLEYKPQGGYAKNSENPLTCDVLIIDETSMVDIVLMYNLLKGVKDDTVVILVGDVDQLPSVGPGNVLNDIIQSGVVNVVKLTKIFRQAQGSAIITNAHKINKGQFPQLNSGKDSDFFFIEEDEPSKVVEQIKNLCSIRLPKYYKVNPIDDIQVLCPMQRGETGTANLNIVLQDVLNKSSIFIKYGGTTYKLGDKVMQIKNNYDKNVFNGDIGKITAINSEDRTLIITFDDNQVSYDVTELDQVVLAYATTVHKSQGSEYKIVVMPLTTQHYLMLQRNLLYTGVTRAKKIMVIVGTKKAVAMAVKNDKIIKRNTKLIGRLKAQNG; encoded by the coding sequence ATGGAAAATTTAACTGGTGTTGTAGAGCGAATTACTTTCCAAAATGAAGAAAATGGATTTTCCGTAATAAAGATAAAAGTGAAAAATTCCCCTGACTTAATTACCGTTGTAGGTAATTTAGCATCTGTCAATATAGGTTCAATTATAAAATTAACTGGTTATTGGAAGGTGGATTCTAAATTTGGCAAACAATTTGTAGTAGTTGATTATCAAGAGCTGGTACCTGCAACAACCTATGGGATTCAAAAATACTTAGGTAGTGGTTTAATCAAAGGAATAGGACCTGTTTACGCCAAAAAAATTGTGGAAAAATTCAAAGAAAATTCTATAAAAATTATTGAAGAAACCCCAGAAAAACTGTTAGAGGTGGAAGGGATAGGCCCAAAAAGGGTGGAAATGATCAAAAAAGGCTGGCAAGAACAAAAAGAAATAAAAAATGTCATGCTGTTTTTGCAAAGCCAAGGAATTTCCGCAACCTATGCAGTTAAAATATATAAAACATATGGAGATGAAAGTTTAGAAATAGTGAAAGAAAACCCTTACCGCTTAACCGATGATATTTGGGGTATTGGGTTTAAAACGGCAGATAAAATTGCCAGACAAATGGGGTTTGAACAAGACGCCTATCCTAGATGTAGTTCTGGTTTAATATATGTATTAAATGAATTGGCCAATGAAGGTCATTGTTATGCAACTTTAGAGGAACTTTTGAAAAAAGGTAAGGAGATATTAGGGGTAGAAGAAAGGATATTGGAAAAATACATACAGCCAATGGTTGAAGAAAATAAAATAATTTTAGATGAAGGAGCCATATACCTTCCTCCCCTTTACCATAGTGAGTTAGGTGTAGCAAAGAGAATAAAGGAAATTATCAGTAAAAAAAGTCCATATGGAGAAATAAATGTAGAGCCAATTATTCAAAGGATAGAAAAGGTACACAGAATATCCTATGATGAGGTACAAAGGCAAGGAATAAAAATGGCAATTAAATCTAAATTTATGGTACTAACAGGGGGACCGGGAACGGGAAAAACTACCACTACTTTAGGAGTTATTAAAGGATTCCAAAGTTTAGGTGCTAAAGTCCAGTTAGCGGCACCTACCGGTAGAGCAGCTAAAAGGATGACAGAGACTACCGGCCTTGAAAGTAAAACAATCCACCGCCTTTTAGAATATAAGCCCCAGGGGGGATATGCAAAAAATAGTGAAAATCCCTTAACCTGTGATGTGTTAATTATCGATGAAACTTCTATGGTAGACATTGTTTTAATGTACAACTTATTAAAAGGTGTTAAGGACGATACAGTGGTAATTCTAGTTGGGGATGTTGACCAGCTCCCATCGGTAGGACCGGGAAATGTTTTAAATGATATCATACAATCGGGAGTTGTCAATGTCGTTAAACTGACTAAAATTTTTCGTCAAGCCCAAGGAAGTGCTATAATTACCAATGCCCATAAAATCAATAAAGGCCAATTTCCCCAATTAAATAGTGGTAAAGATAGTGACTTTTTCTTTATAGAAGAGGATGAACCCTCAAAAGTGGTAGAACAAATAAAAAACCTATGCTCCATCCGTTTACCTAAATATTACAAGGTAAATCCTATAGATGATATACAAGTCCTTTGTCCAATGCAGCGGGGAGAAACGGGGACAGCAAATTTAAATATCGTATTACAAGATGTATTAAATAAATCCTCTATTTTCATCAAATATGGTGGTACCACATATAAATTAGGGGATAAGGTAATGCAGATCAAAAATAATTATGATAAAAATGTTTTCAATGGTGATATCGGTAAAATCACTGCTATAAATAGTGAAGATAGAACTTTAATAATTACCTTTGACGATAATCAAGTGAGTTATGATGTAACAGAATTAGACCAAGTAGTTTTAGCCTATGCCACTACTGTCCACAAAAGTCAAGGTAGTGAATATAAAATTGTAGTAATGCCTTTAACTACTCAGCATTATTTAATGCTCCAGAGAAATCTGTTATATACCGGAGTTACTAGGGCTAAAAAAATAATGGTCATTGTGGGAACCAAAAAGGCTGTGGCTATGGCCGTTAAAAATGATAAGATTATCAAAAGAAATACAAAACTTATAGGGAGGCTAAAGGCTCAAAATGGATAA
- a CDS encoding glutathione ABC transporter substrate-binding protein: MKKIISLLVVVMLFAVALTGCGKQEAGEPDTIIVAQGADAKTLDPHATNDQPSARVMKQIYNTLVAMDENMNIVPVLATKWEQVDELTWEFTLRQGVKFHNGEELKASDVKFTLDRMVGSGQVAHIVSFIESVEAPEDYKVVIRLKEPFAPILAHLAHTAASILNEKAVTEAGDDYGTNPVGTGPFKFVSWQSGDSITLEAFEEHFAGAPKIKTVVFRNITEGTNRTIALETGEVDIAYDIEPIDKSKVINHPDLDLIEEPSLAIAYIGFNMNKEPFNIKEVRQAINYAINRQDIVDTVLFGAGKIANSPIPPQVFGANPNVKEYEYNVEKAKELLKQAGFENGFKTTIWTNDNPIRRQIATIVQAQLKEIGIDVTIETLEWGAYLDRTARGEHDMFILGWVTVTGDADYGLYALYHSTQKGGAGNRTFFENPRVDELLEQARVSIDFEERERLYHEAQEIIVEEAPVALLYYSTQNVGLNKKVQGFKLHPAGHHSLFGVSK; the protein is encoded by the coding sequence ATGAAAAAAATTATATCTCTTTTAGTAGTGGTTATGCTATTTGCAGTAGCATTAACTGGATGTGGCAAACAAGAGGCAGGAGAACCAGACACAATAATTGTAGCTCAAGGTGCAGATGCTAAGACATTAGATCCCCATGCTACTAATGATCAACCTTCTGCAAGGGTGATGAAACAAATTTACAACACATTGGTAGCAATGGACGAAAACATGAACATCGTACCTGTTTTAGCTACTAAGTGGGAACAAGTTGATGAACTTACTTGGGAATTTACTTTAAGACAAGGTGTTAAATTCCACAACGGAGAAGAATTAAAGGCAAGTGACGTTAAGTTTACTTTAGACAGAATGGTTGGTTCTGGACAAGTAGCTCACATCGTATCTTTTATCGAATCAGTAGAAGCTCCAGAAGATTATAAAGTTGTTATTAGATTAAAAGAGCCATTTGCTCCAATTTTAGCTCATCTTGCCCACACAGCAGCTTCAATTTTAAATGAAAAGGCTGTTACTGAAGCAGGAGATGATTATGGTACTAATCCAGTAGGTACTGGACCATTCAAATTTGTATCATGGCAATCAGGTGATAGTATTACTTTAGAAGCCTTTGAAGAACACTTTGCTGGTGCACCGAAAATTAAGACCGTTGTATTTAGAAATATCACTGAAGGAACAAATAGAACTATAGCCCTAGAAACCGGTGAAGTAGATATTGCTTATGATATTGAGCCAATTGATAAGAGTAAAGTAATAAATCACCCTGATTTAGATTTAATTGAAGAACCATCTTTAGCAATTGCTTATATTGGTTTCAATATGAACAAAGAGCCTTTCAACATTAAAGAAGTAAGACAGGCTATTAACTATGCAATCAATAGACAAGATATCGTAGATACTGTACTATTTGGTGCAGGCAAAATTGCTAATTCGCCTATTCCTCCACAAGTGTTTGGAGCTAACCCAAATGTTAAAGAATATGAATATAATGTAGAAAAAGCTAAAGAACTTTTAAAACAAGCGGGATTTGAAAATGGTTTCAAAACAACTATTTGGACCAATGATAATCCAATAAGGAGACAAATTGCTACTATAGTTCAAGCTCAATTAAAAGAAATAGGTATAGATGTTACAATCGAGACTTTAGAATGGGGTGCATACCTAGACAGAACAGCTAGAGGGGAACATGATATGTTCATTCTAGGTTGGGTAACTGTTACAGGAGATGCTGACTATGGATTATATGCCTTATACCACAGCACTCAAAAGGGTGGAGCTGGTAACAGAACTTTCTTTGAAAATCCAAGGGTAGACGAGCTACTTGAACAGGCTAGGGTATCTATTGACTTTGAGGAAAGGGAAAGGCTGTATCATGAAGCCCAAGAAATCATCGTTGAAGAAGCCCCAGTTGCCTTACTTTATTATTCAACTCAAAATGTTGGTTTGAATAAAAAGGTTCAAGGTTTCAAACTGCATCCAGCAGGTCACCATAGCTTATTCGGTGTAAGTAAGTAG
- a CDS encoding threonine aldolase family protein encodes MYSFKNDYSEGAHPNILKALMETNLEQQEGYGEDKYSKLAKEAIKAKIKSKGEIHFVSGGTQANLIVISSALKPYQSVISAETGHINIHETGAVEATGHKINTIKSENGKLTVDKIKEIVEFHVDEHMVKPKMVYISNTTEVGTVYKKRELEEIYAYCQNNGLYLFLDGARLGSALLSKENDLTLEDLGKLTDVFYIGGTKNGALIGEAIVINNQELMEDFRFYIKQRGALLAKGRLLGIQFLELFKDDLYFRLAEHANLMAEKLKEGIEKRGFRFLTPPVSNQIFPILPNNLIERLERKFAFYTWCKIDDDFSAIRLVTSWATTEEGVKAFLEEIS; translated from the coding sequence ATGTATAGTTTTAAAAATGATTATAGCGAAGGGGCCCATCCTAATATTTTAAAGGCATTGATGGAAACTAATTTAGAACAGCAAGAAGGTTATGGGGAAGACAAGTATAGTAAACTGGCCAAAGAGGCTATTAAAGCTAAAATTAAATCCAAAGGTGAAATCCACTTTGTTTCTGGAGGAACCCAAGCCAATTTAATTGTGATTTCTTCAGCATTAAAACCCTACCAATCGGTGATATCCGCAGAAACTGGACATATTAACATCCATGAAACAGGGGCTGTAGAAGCGACAGGCCATAAAATTAATACTATTAAAAGTGAAAATGGCAAATTAACAGTTGATAAAATTAAGGAAATAGTGGAATTTCATGTAGATGAACATATGGTAAAACCTAAAATGGTATATATCTCTAATACCACAGAGGTTGGTACTGTATATAAAAAAAGGGAACTTGAAGAGATTTACGCTTACTGCCAAAATAACGGTCTTTATTTGTTCTTAGATGGAGCGAGATTAGGCTCTGCCCTTCTTTCAAAGGAAAATGACTTAACTTTAGAGGATTTAGGGAAATTGACCGATGTTTTTTACATAGGTGGTACAAAAAACGGAGCTTTAATTGGAGAAGCTATTGTCATTAATAATCAAGAATTAATGGAAGACTTCCGGTTTTATATTAAACAAAGGGGAGCATTGTTAGCAAAGGGAAGGCTTTTGGGGATTCAGTTTTTAGAGTTATTTAAAGATGATCTGTACTTTAGATTAGCGGAACATGCCAATTTAATGGCAGAAAAACTAAAGGAAGGTATAGAGAAAAGGGGCTTTAGATTTTTAACTCCACCGGTTTCAAATCAGATTTTTCCCATCTTACCTAATAATTTAATAGAGAGATTAGAAAGGAAGTTCGCCTTTTATACTTGGTGTAAAATTGATGATGATTTTTCAGCAATCAGACTTGTTACATCTTGGGCGACAACGGAGGAAGGTGTAAAGGCTTTTTTAGAAGAAATATCTTAA
- a CDS encoding helix-turn-helix domain-containing protein, translating to MNTLGQKIKEARLNKKLTEKQLAKMCGVAESFIIEVEGGRKVVNEKVGENILKKLGVKLEEIIQENIEQKKATDKKLKQETVNQFTPITPQGQWADALANVIKKFPIYDMEKWEVVGYKDLPVIDKKIDGFRWDKLLFIQYKGKNLEDLRIKEKDVIMVYKQEEIQSNQVYLYKLNNKNVVGKLVKELNQIYLLDGKEKININQREITVIGKCVKVEYYL from the coding sequence ATGAATACATTGGGACAAAAAATTAAAGAAGCTAGGTTGAACAAAAAATTAACAGAAAAACAATTAGCTAAAATGTGTGGTGTAGCAGAAAGTTTTATAATTGAAGTGGAAGGAGGGAGAAAGGTAGTTAATGAAAAGGTAGGGGAGAATATTTTAAAAAAATTAGGGGTAAAATTAGAAGAAATAATTCAAGAAAATATAGAACAAAAGAAGGCAACAGATAAAAAACTAAAACAAGAAACAGTTAACCAGTTCACACCTATTACGCCACAAGGTCAATGGGCAGATGCCTTAGCCAATGTCATTAAGAAGTTTCCTATCTATGATATGGAGAAGTGGGAGGTAGTAGGTTATAAGGATTTACCGGTTATTGACAAGAAAATTGATGGTTTTCGCTGGGATAAGTTACTCTTTATTCAATACAAAGGTAAAAATTTAGAGGACTTGAGAATTAAAGAAAAGGATGTAATCATGGTTTATAAGCAAGAAGAAATTCAAAGTAATCAGGTCTATTTATATAAGTTAAACAATAAAAATGTAGTGGGTAAATTAGTTAAGGAATTAAATCAAATTTATTTATTGGATGGTAAGGAAAAAATAAATATAAATCAAAGGGAAATAACGGTTATTGGTAAGTGTGTTAAAGTAGAATACTACCTATAA
- a CDS encoding sigma-70 family RNA polymerase sigma factor — protein sequence MASQQKGEKMNKEEIIKSMEKGIYYFINKYQIPFDEREDVYQQCVVKILTSLTEFDPQKGKLECFLMARIRGVVKDWVRKNNKKPLLVEDFYIVDENTPDKVIENQIILEEEYQRLKMAIEKLSPMQHKVITLKYFYNLSMSEIAIYLGIHYSTVAKYHSRGLKGLKKLLS from the coding sequence TTGGCTAGTCAACAAAAAGGAGAAAAGATGAATAAAGAAGAAATTATTAAATCAATGGAAAAAGGGATTTATTATTTTATTAATAAATACCAAATCCCCTTTGATGAGAGGGAGGATGTTTATCAACAATGTGTAGTTAAAATTTTGACTTCTTTAACAGAATTTGATCCCCAAAAAGGGAAATTAGAGTGTTTTCTCATGGCAAGGATTCGGGGAGTAGTAAAAGATTGGGTGAGGAAAAATAATAAAAAGCCCCTTTTAGTAGAGGACTTTTATATAGTTGATGAAAATACTCCCGATAAGGTAATAGAAAACCAGATTATTCTAGAGGAAGAATATCAAAGGTTAAAGATGGCAATTGAAAAACTTTCCCCAATGCAACATAAAGTTATTACATTAAAATACTTTTATAACCTTTCTATGTCAGAAATAGCAATATATTTAGGGATCCATTATTCAACGGTAGCAAAATACCACAGCCGGGGGTTAAAAGGATTAAAAAAACTATTATCATAG
- a CDS encoding M23 family metallopeptidase produces MIYTVKKGDTLYRIAKGNGLTLKRLLELNPDIKNPNLIYPGQQIFLGELKGVTGGREGVVEFYLRKGWIISSDYGIRRDPFTGNNSFHRGIDFAGKPLGAEISVPIGGKIIYSGYYNGWGNLIGIEDQGGYIHLFAHLQQRFKKVGERVTEGEVIGLNGSTGKSTGPHLHYQINTPKGGMIGVNAHTDPKMFVIK; encoded by the coding sequence ATGATTTATACTGTAAAAAAGGGGGATACTCTATACAGAATAGCTAAAGGTAATGGCTTGACCCTCAAAAGGTTACTAGAATTAAATCCAGATATAAAAAATCCAAATTTAATTTATCCTGGCCAACAAATATTTTTAGGGGAATTAAAGGGGGTTACAGGGGGAAGGGAAGGAGTAGTAGAGTTTTATTTAAGAAAAGGTTGGATTATAAGTTCTGACTATGGAATTAGGAGGGACCCCTTTACAGGTAATAACAGCTTCCATCGGGGGATAGATTTTGCTGGAAAACCATTAGGTGCAGAAATTTCCGTCCCCATTGGAGGAAAAATTATTTATTCCGGTTACTACAATGGTTGGGGTAATTTAATTGGAATAGAAGATCAAGGTGGATATATTCACCTCTTTGCCCATCTCCAGCAAAGGTTTAAAAAAGTGGGGGAGAGGGTAACTGAGGGAGAAGTAATTGGCCTTAATGGTTCCACAGGAAAAAGTACAGGGCCCCATCTCCATTATCAAATTAATACCCCTAAAGGGGGAATGATAGGGGTAAATGCCCATACTGATCCTAAAATGTTTGTAATTAAATAG
- a CDS encoding ABC transporter permease — MKDLKDNVIVGTLNGNGKKTKKRSLWAEVVRRMAKNKMAMLGLAILLTIILLAIFAEVIAPYEEVAIKQNLSNRLQGPSRGNWLGTDEFGRDIFARLIHGARVSLQVGIVAVGIAIFIGGSLGAIAGYYGGRIDNFIMRAMDIFLAIPSILLAIAIVSALGSSLFNLMLAIGISSVPSYARIVRASVLSIREQEFVEAAKAIGANDFKIISKHIIPNALAPVIVQGTLGVAGAILSTAGLSFIGLGIQEPAPEWGAMLAGGRAYLRDAWHVTTFPGLTIMITILALNLLGDGLRDALDPKLKQ; from the coding sequence ATGAAGGATTTGAAGGATAATGTAATAGTTGGCACCCTCAATGGTAATGGCAAAAAAACTAAAAAAAGAAGCCTTTGGGCAGAAGTTGTTAGAAGAATGGCTAAAAATAAAATGGCTATGTTAGGTCTTGCTATATTATTAACAATAATTTTATTGGCTATTTTTGCAGAAGTTATCGCACCTTATGAAGAAGTGGCGATAAAGCAAAATCTTAGTAATAGGTTACAAGGTCCTAGTAGAGGGAATTGGCTTGGAACCGATGAGTTTGGAAGGGATATTTTTGCTAGACTTATCCATGGTGCTAGAGTGTCACTACAAGTAGGGATTGTAGCAGTAGGTATTGCTATTTTTATCGGAGGTTCTTTAGGTGCTATTGCCGGTTATTACGGTGGAAGGATTGATAACTTCATAATGAGGGCTATGGATATTTTCCTGGCCATTCCCAGCATATTATTGGCTATTGCCATTGTTTCAGCTTTAGGTTCTAGTCTTTTTAACTTGATGTTGGCCATAGGTATTTCTTCAGTTCCTTCTTATGCCAGGATTGTAAGGGCTTCGGTATTATCGATAAGGGAACAAGAATTTGTAGAAGCTGCCAAAGCTATTGGTGCCAATGACTTTAAAATTATTTCAAAGCATATTATACCAAATGCTTTAGCTCCAGTTATTGTACAAGGTACTTTAGGAGTTGCCGGTGCTATATTATCTACTGCAGGTTTGAGTTTTATCGGTTTAGGTATTCAAGAACCAGCCCCAGAATGGGGTGCTATGCTGGCAGGGGGTAGAGCATATCTAAGGGATGCATGGCATGTAACTACCTTCCCAGGATTAACTATTATGATAACAATTTTAGCTTTAAACCTATTAGGTGATGGTTTAAGGGATGCCTTAGATCCTAAGTTAAAGCAGTAG